The Tistrella mobilis genome window below encodes:
- a CDS encoding sigma-54 interaction domain-containing protein, which produces MERLIDSVAARRRRAAVAREAGLRDRVARAAVELFDQLYEGAVLIDAAGTVLWMNDKYRAILGWNGMDPVEGRPVEDIIPNSRLREVVASGRADLIDIFEVEGRQLVVSRIPLKDEDGKVSGAVGMILYDRVQSLKPLVDKFQGLQRDLEAARRQLADARRAKYGFSQFIGNSEAVRLLKRQARRAAERDITVLLLGETGTGKEMLAHALHAASERQAGPMVRVNTAAIPENLLEAELFGVAPGAYTGAGNKPRDGKIRLAHGGTLFLDEIGDMPLSLQSKLLRVLQEREVEPLGSNRVIPVDVRVIAATSRDLGRMVEDGRFRADLYYRLNVLPLRLPPLRERLEDIELLADALLERLAIEQGGRPRRLTDRAVARLQRHDWPGNVRELANLLERAALLTDEAEIDAGHLDGLIAAGQPGTTEADPVAGADPVAGADPVTADEPVCVAETVEPLREALAAAERDAIRRALAAAGGVKTQAAKLLGISRAQFYEKLATHGIEAGVPGTRS; this is translated from the coding sequence ATGGAGCGGCTGATCGACAGCGTGGCGGCGCGCAGGCGCCGGGCCGCGGTCGCACGCGAGGCGGGCCTCAGGGACCGGGTCGCGCGTGCGGCGGTGGAGCTGTTCGACCAGCTCTATGAAGGTGCCGTGCTGATCGATGCCGCCGGCACCGTTCTGTGGATGAACGACAAGTACCGCGCGATCCTGGGCTGGAACGGCATGGATCCGGTCGAAGGCCGGCCGGTCGAGGACATCATTCCGAACAGCCGGCTGCGCGAGGTGGTGGCCAGTGGCCGTGCCGATCTGATCGACATCTTCGAGGTGGAAGGCCGGCAGCTGGTGGTCAGCCGCATTCCGCTGAAAGACGAGGATGGCAAGGTCTCGGGCGCGGTCGGCATGATCCTGTACGATCGGGTACAGTCGCTCAAGCCGCTGGTCGACAAGTTCCAGGGATTGCAGCGCGATCTGGAAGCCGCGCGACGCCAGCTGGCCGATGCCCGCCGGGCCAAATACGGTTTCTCTCAATTCATCGGCAATTCCGAGGCGGTGCGGTTGCTGAAGCGTCAGGCGCGCCGTGCGGCCGAACGCGACATCACCGTGCTGCTGCTGGGCGAAACCGGCACCGGCAAGGAGATGCTGGCCCATGCGCTGCATGCCGCGAGTGAGCGGCAGGCCGGGCCGATGGTGCGGGTGAACACTGCCGCCATCCCCGAAAACCTGCTGGAGGCAGAGCTGTTCGGTGTGGCGCCCGGCGCCTATACCGGCGCCGGCAACAAGCCGCGTGACGGCAAGATCCGGCTGGCGCACGGGGGCACGCTGTTCCTGGACGAGATCGGCGACATGCCGCTCAGCCTGCAATCCAAGCTGCTCAGGGTATTGCAGGAACGCGAGGTCGAGCCGCTCGGCTCCAACCGGGTGATCCCGGTGGATGTGCGGGTGATTGCGGCCACCAGCCGCGATCTGGGTCGCATGGTCGAAGACGGCCGGTTCCGTGCCGACCTGTATTACCGCCTGAATGTGTTGCCGCTGCGCCTGCCACCGCTGCGCGAACGGCTGGAAGATATCGAACTGCTGGCCGATGCCCTGCTCGAACGGCTGGCGATCGAGCAGGGTGGCCGGCCCCGGCGGCTGACCGATCGGGCGGTGGCCCGGCTGCAGCGCCATGACTGGCCGGGCAATGTGCGCGAGCTTGCCAATCTGCTGGAACGGGCGGCGCTGCTGACCGACGAGGCCGAGATCGATGCCGGCCATCTGGACGGGCTGATCGCTGCCGGCCAGCCGGGCACGACGGAGGCAGATCCGGTCGCTGGGGCAGATCCGGTCGCGGGGGCCGATCCGGTGACGGCGGACGAACCCGTCTGTGTCGCCGAAACCGTGGAACCACTGCGTGAGGCCCTGGCGGCGGCCGAGCGCGACGCCATTC
- a CDS encoding alpha/beta hydrolase translates to MRLLIPFAAAFVLAFALSGAPLPARAAEETVVTDAAPVAPGLHAFDLTAARNGLTYRVDVSVPPVAPPPGGFPVLYLLDGNAFFGIAATSALLLGGSEGPVVVVAIGYPGVAGFDLTRRYLDLTSAVTPEGRTIMGARAPKVPTGGDEAFLDVILNEIRPEVARRFPVNDDRATLFGHSLGGRFVLHAAFTRPDAFRRWVASSPSIWWNDREVLKEEAAFAARTGRPALDLTLVVGGAEQDPEREEAPERAAFRTMARMVDGVRDMHDRLTRLQAGAGRIDLLVVPDEGHISVVPASLGRAVRRAAG, encoded by the coding sequence GTGCGCCTGCTGATACCCTTTGCTGCCGCTTTCGTTCTGGCTTTCGCGCTGTCGGGGGCGCCACTGCCCGCCAGGGCCGCAGAGGAAACGGTGGTGACGGATGCCGCGCCGGTGGCGCCGGGCCTCCACGCCTTCGATCTGACGGCAGCCCGCAACGGGCTGACCTATCGGGTGGATGTGTCGGTACCACCGGTGGCGCCGCCGCCGGGTGGATTTCCGGTGCTGTATCTGCTCGACGGCAACGCCTTTTTCGGCATTGCAGCCACCAGTGCGCTGCTGCTGGGCGGATCCGAGGGACCCGTGGTCGTGGTCGCGATCGGGTATCCGGGCGTGGCGGGCTTCGATCTTACCCGGCGCTATCTGGACCTGACCTCGGCGGTGACGCCCGAGGGGCGGACGATCATGGGGGCTCGTGCGCCCAAGGTGCCGACCGGCGGTGATGAAGCCTTTCTCGACGTGATCCTGAACGAGATCCGCCCCGAGGTCGCCCGGCGTTTTCCGGTGAATGACGACAGGGCAACGCTGTTCGGCCATTCACTGGGCGGGCGCTTCGTGCTGCACGCCGCCTTCACCCGGCCGGATGCGTTCCGGCGCTGGGTGGCGTCCAGCCCGTCGATCTGGTGGAACGACCGCGAGGTGCTGAAGGAAGAGGCGGCCTTTGCGGCCCGCACCGGCCGGCCGGCTCTGGATCTGACGCTTGTCGTGGGAGGGGCCGAACAGGATCCGGAGCGGGAGGAGGCGCCGGAGCGGGCCGCGTTCCGGACCATGGCCCGCATGGTCGATGGCGTACGCGACATGCATGACCGGCTGACCAGGCTGCAGGCCGGCGCCGGGCGGATCGATCTGCTGGTGGTGCCCGATGAGGGGCATATCAGCGTCGTGCCCGCCTCACTCGGCCGCGCGGTGCGCCGCGCCGCCGGGTAG